From the Paenibacillus sp. FSL H8-0548 genome, one window contains:
- a CDS encoding Nif3-like dinuclear metal center hexameric protein, whose product MAIFIQDVIDKLESPVARLEHTVDKLESGDASSEVTGIVVTFMATQYVIEQAIARGANLIIAHEGSFYSHTGNKEWLQYDPVYQQKQRLIEENGIAIYRFHDYYHRYEPDGIMTGLLQELGWESAVSEYEPAAAIVTIPAMTVYDVAEYVKQKLGISFVRAIGDLTAPCTRIGLLVGYRGGGANAIPFFEKAGMDLIIAGEGPEWETPEYVRDAAQQGRQKALIMLGHAHSEEPGMRYLAKWMEARFSLIPVQFVSGEHSFQLI is encoded by the coding sequence ATGGCAATTTTCATTCAGGATGTGATAGACAAATTAGAATCGCCGGTTGCTCGGCTGGAGCATACGGTAGACAAGCTGGAATCAGGGGATGCCTCTTCAGAAGTAACGGGAATTGTGGTTACGTTTATGGCGACACAATATGTTATTGAACAAGCCATTGCACGGGGAGCAAATTTAATAATTGCTCATGAGGGCTCTTTTTACAGTCACACAGGCAATAAGGAATGGTTGCAATACGATCCAGTCTATCAACAGAAGCAGAGGCTTATTGAAGAGAATGGCATAGCCATCTACAGGTTTCATGATTATTACCATCGTTACGAGCCTGACGGCATTATGACAGGGCTGCTCCAGGAGCTGGGCTGGGAATCAGCCGTAAGCGAATATGAACCGGCAGCAGCAATTGTGACTATCCCCGCTATGACCGTGTATGACGTAGCTGAGTATGTGAAACAGAAGCTGGGGATTTCATTTGTCCGGGCAATTGGAGATTTGACGGCGCCCTGTACACGTATTGGACTGCTGGTAGGGTATAGGGGCGGCGGTGCCAATGCTATTCCTTTTTTTGAGAAAGCAGGTATGGATTTAATCATTGCGGGAGAAGGACCCGAATGGGAAACCCCAGAATATGTTAGGGATGCCGCGCAGCAGGGGAGACAGAAAGCTTTAATCATGCTTGGTCATGCGCATAGTGAAGAGCCTGGGATGAGATATTTGGCAAAATGGATGGAAGCGCGTTTTTCCCTCATTCCGGTTCAATTTGTATCTGGGGAGCATTCCTTTCAATTGATCTAG